The nucleotide sequence CGCCACGAGCTGGCCGACGACACCCTCGGAAATCCCGCCCTGTGCACCCGGCTGATGTCCGCTCTCTCCGGCAACTCTCTGCAGGAAGCATCAGAACTTCAGCTCATTCTCGCCGACCGCATGGACCATCTGCGGCAGCTGGAGGACGAATACCACAAGCTGGTGTTCTAGCATACAATCGGGCGGACCTTTCCGGTCCGCCCGAAAGCTTCGTCATCTTATGGTCCGTCATTCCCGCGAAGGCGGGAATCCATCCCGTCGAGGACGTGCCTCAATCGGGCCGTGGTTGTTTAGCCACCGTCAGCTCGCTCGTGCAGCGCGGGCAACGCGTAGCGTTGATCGGAATCTCCGTCTTGCAGAAAGGGCACACCTTTGTCGCGGGAGCAGCAGGCACCGCCTTTTTCTCCGTCATCTCTCGCATTTTGTTCATCGCCTTCACCATGAAGAAAATGACCACGGAGATGATGAAGAAGTCGACGACTGCGTTGAGAAACAGGCCGATATTGATCGTTGGCGCTCCGGCAGCTTTGGCTGCGTCAAAGGTCGGATACTTCGTGTGGCCGAGATTGATGTAGAGGTTCAAGAAATTGACGCGCCCCAGCAGCAGACCAATCGGGGGCATCAGGATGTCACTCACAAGAGACGTAATAACCTTGCCGACCGCTCCGCCGATGATCACGCCGATCGCCAGGTCGATCATGTTGCCCTTCAAAGCAAACTTCTTGAACTCATTCCACATGAGTCACCTCCACGTGCAGTATAGCAGTTGCCCCTGTCCTCGCGATTCAGCGAGGCGCGCCTCATAGCATGTCATCCCCGCGAACGCGGGAATCCAATCCTTCATCCGTCGTTCCCGCGCAGGCGGGAACGACGGAGAAAACCCACCGGCGAGGGAGAGCGTTGCATATGATTCCCGCAACGATATACTTCTGCTCGTGAAAGGCAAATCGAGAATATGACAGTCGTGCCCGCTCCGAATCATCGGAGACCCCATATGCTCCAGCGGTTCCTGCTGACGAGTCCTGCTCAGCGCATTCTGCTGAGCTTCACGATTGTCATCGTTGTTGGAACCCTCTTCCTTCTTTTGCCACAGTCGAACACCGGTGTCCACCCCGGTTTTCTCAGGGCACTGTTCACCGCGACGAGCGCCACGTGTGTGACAGGCCTGGCCCTCGTCGATACCGGCACCTTCTGGTCGACGTCCGGCCAGGTTGTGATTCTCCTGCTCATTCAGGTTGGTGGACTGGGCTACATGGTCCTGACGACGACGCTCATGGCTGCCTTTCGGAATGCAAGGCTAGGACTGCGCCAGACCGGTGACTTCCGTGAGAGTGTTGCCTCACCATCGCACCGCGATCCCCGCAGTTTCGCCCGCCTCATCGCATCCACGGTTATTGTCTGCGAAGGACTGGGAGCGCTGTTCCTTTCCCTG is from Coprothermobacter sp. and encodes:
- the mscL gene encoding large conductance mechanosensitive channel protein MscL; its protein translation is MWNEFKKFALKGNMIDLAIGVIIGGAVGKVITSLVSDILMPPIGLLLGRVNFLNLYINLGHTKYPTFDAAKAAGAPTINIGLFLNAVVDFFIISVVIFFMVKAMNKMREMTEKKAVPAAPATKVCPFCKTEIPINATRCPRCTSELTVAKQPRPD